From the Porphyrobacter sp. CACIAM 03H1 genome, the window GCGCAGCTTTCGGTACCGACCTTTCGAGCGTCTCCACCAGCGAGATGATGGATTCGATCGAGTACTTCCTCTTCCCCAATGCCTTCTTCTTCCCCGGCATCGGCATCCGCCTATGCTACCGCTTCCGCCCGCTCGGGCCGGACGAATGCCTCCACGAGATTCTGGTGTTGCAGCCCCTCCCCGCCTCTGGCGAGCGCCCGCCGCCCGCCACCCCGGTCCGGCTCGGCGTCGAGGACAGCTACACCACCGTCCCCGGCTTTGCGCTCGCGGAGATCCTCGATCAGGACACCGAGAACCTCAAGCTCCAGCGCGACGGGGCCAAGGCCTCGCGGAAAGGGGCGCAGACGCTCGGGAACTATCAGGAGGCGCGCATCCGCCGCCTGCACCTGACGCTCGACGAATACCTCGCCCGTTGACTCCCGGCGCCGGGTGCCGGAAAGCCGCAGGATGCCGCTTCACCTGACCAAGATCGCCTTCGGGGCGAAAAGCTATGCGCATCTCGAAAGCTGGTATGAGGGCCGCGAGGCGATCGCCTTGACCACCCGCAACCGCCCGACGCGCCATGCGGAGTGTATCGGCGGATCGCTGTACTGGATCATCAATCACGCGATCGTCGCACGCTCGCCGATCCTCGGGTTCGAGAAGACGGATGATGGCCGCTGGGACATCGTGCTCGAACCGCGCCTGATCCGCGTCCACACCCAGCCCAAGCGCGCGCATCAGGGCTGGCGCTACCTCACCGAGGACAAGGCCCCGAGGGACGTGGCCGAGGGGGAGGACATCGGCGATGCCCTCCCCGGCAGGCTGGCGATGAAGCTGGAGCGGCTCGGGCTGGTCTAGCCGCCCGGCGCGGGCTCGGCGTCCGCCTCCTTGCCGGTGCAGCACACGAAGCTGAAGCCGGTCAGGATCATGTTGACCCCGACCACGATGCCGAGCAGCGCCACCGAAAGCCCGCTCGGCAGGCCGAACAGCACCAGCACGCCGAGCGCCAGCGACAGCAGTCCGGATACGACGAACAGCCACCATGCGCGCTGCCGGCGGATGCGCAGGCCGAGCATGATCCGGGCCGCGCCATCGGCGGCGAAGAAGGCCCCGAGCAGCACCGTCAGCGCGAGCACGCCGGCCAGAGGGGCGACGAGGAAGATGATCCCGCCCCCGACATAGAGCAGCCCCAGCAGCACCTGCAGCGCGAAGCCGCGCCAGCCACGCAGCCGGATGGCCTGTACCAGCGTGACGATCCCTCCGGCGAGCAGGGTGACACCGACGACCAGATTGAAGGACAGGGCGGCTAGGAAGGGGAACAGCAGCGACAGCGCCCCCACCGTCATCAGCAGCACGCCGAGCGCGACGAAGCCGCCGCGCCCGATATCGGGCAGCGCCCTGGCGGGCGCGCGCATCCGGGGCATGAGTGCCATCGTTCCGGCCCTTCGGTTCTGCGGTGCCGGACCGGGCGCGAGGGGCTTACCCCCGCGTCCGGCCAGGCTAGGCCAGCGATCAGGCCACGCCGCGCGCCCGCGAGGCGTTGTGGCCGCCGTTGCGGTAGAGCACCTCGCGCAGCTTTTCCTCGTCGACGCCGATATCCTCGACCGTCACCACCACGCCGCCTTCCTTGATGCGGTCGTTGTAATAGGTCGCGTCTTCCTCGCTCACGCCGTGCTTGGTGAGCGTTTCGTTGAGCGTGCCGCCGATCGCGCCGAGAACCGCGCCGACGCCGACCGCTTCCGGCACGGCGGCGGCAGCGATGGCGCCGGCCGCGGCGAGCGGCCCGACACCCGGGATCGCGAGAGCGGCCACGCCCAGCCCTGCGCCCAGCGCCCCGCCGCCGAGCACGCCGCGCAGCACGTTGCGATGGTCCTCGTCGGTCACGTCGATGTCGCCCGAGCGCGTGGTGGTGGTGCCCTTGTGGTGGGCGATCACCGACATGTCGTGATCGCCGATCCCCAGCATCCGCAGATCGCGCACGGCGCGCTCGGCTTCGGCGTGGCTGTCGAAAATGGCTGAAACCTTGGACATGGGTGTTCTCCTGCTGGAATGGAGCGTCCGGCCGGATGGCGGGTCGCGTCCCACCGGCTTGCAGGGAACGGCGCAAAGGGGCGCTGACATGGGTGGCTGACGGACGGCCCCCCGCCCCGAATATGGGTCAACCCGCCGCGCGCACCTTCGCGGCGACGCGGCGCAGGGCGTTCACGTAGACCTCGGGGGTTTGCGCGCCCGGGATCAGGAACTTGCCTTCGACGATCATCGCCGGGACGCCGGAGATGTTCATGTCCCAGGCCTGCTGTTCCTCGGCGATAACGCGGGCCTCGAGTGCGGGATCATCGAGCGCAGCCTTCGCCGCCTCGCGGTGGAGGCCAGCCGCGGCGGCGATATCGAGCAGCACCGTCCGGTCCGACAGGTCGCGGCGCTGGTTGAAATGTGCGCGGAACAGCGCGAGTTTGAGGGCGGTCTGCACCTCGGGGCCGGCCTGCTCGAGCGCGAAGGCGAGCAGCTTGTGGCAATCGCGAGTGTTCCACATCATCGCCGGAGGGGCATCACCCTCACCTTCCCACGACAGCGACACGCCAGCGCTTTCGGCAATCGACTTCATCTGCCCGCGAATGCGCGCGCCCTCTTCCGCCGGGCGGCCATATTTGCGCCGGAGATGGGCCTCCTGCTCCTCGCCCTCGGGCGGCATCTGCGGGTTGAGCTCGAACGGTCGCCAGCGGATCTCGGCCGCGATCTCGCCTTCGAGTTCCTTCAGCGCCTTCGACAGCTGGCCATAACCGATCAGGCACCACGGGCACATGACATCCGACCAGATGTCGATGACAAGGCGATGACCTGTCATCGGTCGAGCCACCAGCACACCAGATGGTGCGCAATCGCGAAGGGGCGCGGGAAGTAGAGCAGATCCGTCCCCGCTTCCCCGGCCGCGCGCGCTTCCATCAGCTCGGCGCGGGTGAACCAGCGGGCGTCCTCGAGCTCGGTCTTGTCGATGTTGAGCGTCGGATCGTCGGCGACCGAGGTGCAGCCGATCATCAGCTGGCTCGGGAAGGGCCAGGGCTGGCTGGCGATGTATTTCACATCGCGCACCCGCACGCCCGCTTCCTCGTGGATTTCGCGCGCGACCGCTTCCTCGATGGTCTCGCCCGGTTCGACGAAGCCGGCGAGGGCTGAATACATCCTGGGCGGGAAGCGCGGCTGGCGGCCCAGCAGCAGCCTGTCCTCATGTTCGACCAGCATGATCGTGACAGGATCGGTGCGCGGGAAGTGGTCCGCGCCGCAATTGTCGCAGTGCCGCTGCCAGCCGCCCTTGACGAGCTTCGTCGGCGAGCCGCAGCGCGCGCAGAAACGGTGCCGCGCATGCCAGTCGACAAGGCTCCTCGCCGCGCCGTAGATCGCCAGGTCCGGCGGCGCGAGCTGGGTCATCAGCTGCCACGCCCGCGGCATGGCATAGGCCGGCCCTTCAGCGCCCTCGGCGGGAACGGGAGCGAAGTGCGCCTTACCGTCGAGCATCCCGAGGAACACCAGTTCGGCCTCCTCGGGCACGTCCGCCAGCGAGCCCCACACCAAGCCGCCCTGCTCGTCCACGCCCGGCAGCAACCCCTCGAGCAGCAGCACCCTCGCGCGCCAGTTCATCAGGCCCGCCAGTGCCGCATCATCGACGCGGATGTGGTCCGCCCGGTCGATCGGCGATCCGGCGAAGGCCATGAGCGGCGCAGACGCGGGGGCGTGCATCACGCGGCCTTCTTCTTCGCGCGCATCGCCGCGAGGTCGCTCTCCATCGCGGCGAGGAATTCGTCGCGGATCGGATAGGCTTCCGACGGCATGTACTGGGTCCACAGCGCGCTGCGCAGGCCAAGCTCGAAATCGACCGCCGCCAGCGTGCCCGCCGCCCCGCCCCAGCCGAAGGTCGTGCCGGACGAGCGCCCGCCCGCGCCGTGGCCCTCGCCTTCCATCCAGCTTCCCGTGAGGTCGACCGTGGCCGGGATGAGGTTCGAGGTGCCGACGCGCACCGCCTCCTCGCTCATCACGAACTTGCCATCGAGCCGGCCGTAGCCGAGCAGCATCCTCAGGAAGCG encodes:
- the nudC gene encoding NAD(+) diphosphatase codes for the protein MHAPASAPLMAFAGSPIDRADHIRVDDAALAGLMNWRARVLLLEGLLPGVDEQGGLVWGSLADVPEEAELVFLGMLDGKAHFAPVPAEGAEGPAYAMPRAWQLMTQLAPPDLAIYGAARSLVDWHARHRFCARCGSPTKLVKGGWQRHCDNCGADHFPRTDPVTIMLVEHEDRLLLGRQPRFPPRMYSALAGFVEPGETIEEAVAREIHEEAGVRVRDVKYIASQPWPFPSQLMIGCTSVADDPTLNIDKTELEDARWFTRAELMEARAAGEAGTDLLYFPRPFAIAHHLVCWWLDR
- a CDS encoding HdeD family acid-resistance protein, yielding MALMPRMRAPARALPDIGRGGFVALGVLLMTVGALSLLFPFLAALSFNLVVGVTLLAGGIVTLVQAIRLRGWRGFALQVLLGLLYVGGGIIFLVAPLAGVLALTVLLGAFFAADGAARIMLGLRIRRQRAWWLFVVSGLLSLALGVLVLFGLPSGLSVALLGIVVGVNMILTGFSFVCCTGKEADAEPAPGG
- a CDS encoding DUF1489 family protein, with amino-acid sequence MPLHLTKIAFGAKSYAHLESWYEGREAIALTTRNRPTRHAECIGGSLYWIINHAIVARSPILGFEKTDDGRWDIVLEPRLIRVHTQPKRAHQGWRYLTEDKAPRDVAEGEDIGDALPGRLAMKLERLGLV
- a CDS encoding DsbA family oxidoreductase — encoded protein: MTGHRLVIDIWSDVMCPWCLIGYGQLSKALKELEGEIAAEIRWRPFELNPQMPPEGEEQEAHLRRKYGRPAEEGARIRGQMKSIAESAGVSLSWEGEGDAPPAMMWNTRDCHKLLAFALEQAGPEVQTALKLALFRAHFNQRRDLSDRTVLLDIAAAAGLHREAAKAALDDPALEARVIAEEQQAWDMNISGVPAMIVEGKFLIPGAQTPEVYVNALRRVAAKVRAAG